TCAAATTATTTATGCAACCGCAAAAAAGGGGATGAAATTACGGTTACAGGCCCATTTGATTTGCCTTTTAAAGTTCCACAGGACAAAACTGCCAATTTAATTCTCATTGGTATGGGTACAGGTATTGCACCATTCCGAGCATTTATAAAGCACATTTATCAAGATGTTAAAGATTGGGAAGGGCAAATCCGTTTGTTTTATGGTGCTCGTAGCGGTTTGGAATTATTGTATTTAAATGATAAAGATGGAGATCTTACAAATTATTATGATGAAGAAACATTCAAAGCCTTTCATGCATTAAGTCCAAGACCACAGTGGGCTGACCCCATTGAACTAGAAAAAGCACTTGTAGGGCAAACTGCTGAAATAGTTGAGTTACTTGGAAAATCTAATACCTGTATTTATGTTGCTGGATATGAAGCTATTCACAAAAAACTTAACAAGGCATTTTCAGATATTTTAGGCTCAGAAGAAAAATGGCGACTTCGAAAAGCCGAATTAATTGCCGGAAAAAAATGGGCTGAAATTATTTATTAACCCGAAATTGAGATATAAAAGAGAGCCTATTTTTTAATAAATCCACAAAATAATATGTCTATCATTGTTGCAATAGCCGCACTCGGAGGTTTAACTTTAGTTCTATCA
The window above is part of the Polaribacter sp. SA4-12 genome. Proteins encoded here:
- a CDS encoding ferredoxin-NADP reductase; amino-acid sequence: MANLLDFDIDKRYKAVVKNTSRLTPKDTEEVREILLEVKDSEFECEVNQSFGVLVKTSGDFGNKFHHRLYSVADLPKSVKGKRQLTMLVKRCSYVDDFSGEEYQGVASNYLCNRKKGDEITVTGPFDLPFKVPQDKTANLILIGMGTGIAPFRAFIKHIYQDVKDWEGQIRLFYGARSGLELLYLNDKDGDLTNYYDEETFKAFHALSPRPQWADPIELEKALVGQTAEIVELLGKSNTCIYVAGYEAIHKKLNKAFSDILGSEEKWRLRKAELIAGKKWAEIIY